A single window of Collinsella aerofaciens DNA harbors:
- a CDS encoding NAD(P)-dependent oxidoreductase — protein MTKKCLVIGASSFIGVYVVDALLDAGYEVVGTGRNRRFAGHYRKLGVEYIPLDLNDPSGTGALPTDFDFVAHLAGRLPANSAFDLSTEDDAAEYIRTNALGTALLLEWARKNGVRRIVSTTSYADVQNSWSASEPVREDWPRDFRLDGDHAAYVISKNASADLLFYYNEQYGMRNCVFRLPPVYGCGPHGSLRVNGAVKKSGIGLFVDKAKVGEDITVFGDADAAVRDIVYVKDVAQAFVKAGESESASGLYNIGSGRAVSLREQAEAIAEVFSGAAGTSEVCVDETRPNGIQPYSFDISRAACDFGYAPAFADFRDLMADWKVEEERGVMPALFDATLKPSGGLLD, from the coding sequence TTGACCAAGAAATGTCTTGTAATAGGCGCCTCGAGCTTCATTGGTGTCTATGTCGTGGATGCATTGCTCGACGCTGGTTACGAAGTAGTCGGCACGGGCAGGAACCGACGATTCGCGGGCCACTATCGAAAGCTTGGCGTCGAGTACATTCCCCTCGACCTCAATGACCCATCTGGCACCGGTGCCCTCCCCACCGACTTCGACTTCGTCGCCCATCTGGCGGGGAGGCTGCCTGCAAACTCGGCCTTCGACCTCTCCACTGAGGACGACGCCGCTGAATATATCAGGACGAACGCCCTGGGAACCGCCTTGCTACTCGAGTGGGCGCGCAAGAACGGCGTGCGCCGCATCGTTTCCACCACTTCCTACGCAGACGTCCAGAACAGCTGGAGCGCTTCGGAGCCCGTGCGCGAGGACTGGCCGCGGGACTTTAGGCTGGACGGCGACCACGCCGCCTACGTTATCTCGAAGAATGCCTCCGCGGACCTGCTTTTCTACTACAACGAGCAGTACGGCATGAGAAACTGTGTCTTCAGGCTTCCCCCAGTTTACGGCTGTGGTCCTCACGGCTCGCTCAGGGTCAACGGCGCTGTTAAGAAGTCAGGCATTGGCCTTTTCGTCGACAAGGCGAAGGTAGGCGAGGACATAACCGTATTCGGCGATGCCGACGCGGCGGTCAGAGATATCGTCTACGTCAAGGATGTCGCGCAAGCATTTGTAAAAGCGGGAGAGAGCGAGTCGGCCTCTGGCCTATACAACATCGGCTCAGGGCGCGCGGTTTCCCTCCGCGAGCAGGCGGAGGCGATAGCCGAAGTCTTTTCGGGAGCCGCTGGCACTTCCGAGGTCTGCGTCGACGAAACCAGGCCGAACGGTATCCAGCCCTACTCGTTCGACATCTCCCGCGCGGCGTGCGATTTCGGCTATGCTCCTGCTTTTGCCGATTTCCGTGATTTGATGGCAGACTGGAAGGTTGAGGAGGAGAGAGGCGTGATGCCCGCGCTGTTTGATGCTACCCTAAAACCGAGCGGGGGTCTCCTAGACTAG
- a CDS encoding GNAT family N-acetyltransferase, whose protein sequence is MECCIPLPFGRVSLRRFISYNVARTYDWVSNPWYMGKFAGSAVPTPGTHRRYFENVLVDHEQVFFAVCVSEFFIGNAGLKYFEGDCCECWYYIVNELQRGKGYAKEIVNLLCRVAFSIEGVVRVKACVLKTNPKSSKALLSNGFTERGRFVDENKRIFIMYEKRNWQDENGEYFTKESLNTH, encoded by the coding sequence ATGGAATGCTGCATCCCGCTCCCCTTCGGCCGAGTTTCGCTCCGGCGATTTATCTCCTATAATGTCGCGAGGACCTATGATTGGGTTTCGAACCCTTGGTATATGGGCAAATTTGCTGGTTCTGCAGTGCCGACCCCTGGGACGCACCGCAGGTATTTCGAGAACGTCTTAGTGGATCACGAACAGGTTTTCTTCGCGGTTTGCGTTAGCGAGTTCTTTATCGGCAACGCCGGCCTTAAGTACTTCGAAGGCGATTGCTGTGAGTGTTGGTATTACATTGTGAATGAGTTACAGCGTGGCAAGGGCTACGCCAAGGAGATCGTTAACCTTCTCTGCCGCGTAGCGTTCTCTATCGAGGGCGTGGTTCGCGTTAAAGCCTGCGTGCTTAAAACGAACCCCAAGAGCTCGAAGGCTCTTCTTTCGAATGGATTCACCGAACGCGGGAGGTTCGTCGACGAGAACAAGAGGATATTCATAATGTATGAGAAACGAAATTGGCAAGATGAAAATGGTGAATACTTCACGAAGGAAAGTCTTAATACGCACTGA